The following are encoded in a window of Ignavibacteriales bacterium genomic DNA:
- the der gene encoding ribosome biogenesis GTPase Der — MKEPIVVIVGRPNVGKSTLFNRLTGKNEAIVDDVSGVTRDRKFGEVEWAGKEFKIIDTGGYVPASPDLFETAIREQVEIAIEESDLILFIADVKQGVTPFDYVIADLLRTSNKKTILIINKVDSAKDEPSLADFYRLGLTDLYDISAQGGRKIGDLLDEIIDKLEFPEEKQKDARIKIAIVGKPNVGKSSLTNALLGFDRSIVTNIPGTTRDSIDSILKYYSEEYILVDTAGLRKKAKIQESIEFYSTVRTLKAIGDCDISIIIIDAQSGLEKQDQRIIDEAVSRRKGIIIAINKWDLIEKDSNTARKQEDLYREKLGSIDYVPFVFISALTKQRIYSLIDLSKKVYEEKNKKIATSELNEIMLKEILNFPPPSSPTGKEIKIKYVTQVGQNYPIFLFFTNEPKYITDNYRRYLEKTIRKHYGFAGVPFTMSFRSK; from the coding sequence ATGAAAGAACCGATTGTTGTAATTGTTGGAAGACCAAATGTGGGCAAATCTACTTTATTTAACAGGCTTACTGGTAAGAATGAAGCTATAGTTGATGACGTAAGCGGTGTTACAAGGGATAGAAAGTTTGGTGAAGTTGAATGGGCTGGAAAAGAATTTAAAATTATTGATACTGGTGGATATGTACCTGCCTCTCCCGATCTTTTTGAAACAGCGATTAGAGAACAGGTTGAAATTGCAATTGAAGAATCTGATTTAATTTTATTTATTGCTGATGTAAAGCAAGGGGTAACACCGTTTGATTATGTAATTGCAGACCTTCTGCGGACATCAAATAAAAAAACAATTCTAATAATAAATAAAGTTGACTCCGCCAAAGATGAACCAAGCCTGGCAGATTTTTACAGATTAGGATTGACGGATCTTTATGATATTTCCGCCCAAGGAGGCAGAAAGATTGGAGACCTTCTTGATGAAATAATTGATAAATTAGAATTTCCAGAAGAAAAACAAAAAGATGCAAGAATAAAAATTGCAATTGTTGGTAAACCAAATGTTGGCAAATCTTCGCTTACAAATGCGTTACTCGGCTTTGATAGAAGCATTGTAACCAACATACCAGGAACTACCAGAGATAGTATTGATTCAATTCTTAAATATTACTCAGAAGAATATATTCTGGTTGATACGGCAGGTTTACGCAAGAAAGCCAAAATACAGGAAAGTATAGAATTCTATTCAACTGTAAGAACGCTTAAAGCTATTGGTGATTGCGATATATCAATCATAATAATAGATGCACAAAGTGGATTAGAAAAACAGGACCAGAGAATTATTGATGAGGCTGTTAGCAGAAGAAAGGGAATCATAATCGCTATTAACAAATGGGATTTAATTGAAAAAGATTCTAATACAGCACGGAAACAAGAAGATTTGTATCGGGAAAAGCTTGGTTCAATCGATTATGTTCCATTCGTATTTATTTCTGCGTTAACCAAACAGCGTATTTATAGTTTGATTGATCTATCAAAAAAAGTATATGAAGAAAAAAATAAAAAAATTGCGACTAGTGAATTAAATGAGATTATGCTAAAGGAAATATTGAATTTTCCGCCACCATCAAGTCCAACAGGAAAGGAAATAAAAATAAAATATGTTACTCAGGTTGGTCAAAACTACCCGATATTCCTCTTCTTTACAAATGAACCCAAATATATAACAGATAATTATAGACGTTATTTGGAAAAGACAATCCGTAAACATTATGGTTTTGCTGGCGTACCTTTTACAATGAGTTTTAGGTCTAAATAA
- the ruvX gene encoding Holliday junction resolvase RuvX → MNNFQEERILAIDFGSKRVGLALTDPLKMFAYPFKTLENNNNLIDEISTIVKSNNVVKILLGYPLREDGRKSDITYLVEKFCERLKSRISLEIIYWDERYTSELAKADIIEIVKKKKNRRDKGLVDRTAACIILKEYLEEINSKT, encoded by the coding sequence ATGAATAATTTTCAAGAAGAAAGAATTTTAGCAATCGATTTTGGCTCTAAACGAGTTGGATTAGCATTAACCGATCCGTTGAAAATGTTTGCCTATCCTTTTAAAACTCTTGAAAACAATAATAATTTGATTGATGAAATATCAACAATTGTTAAAAGCAATAATGTTGTAAAAATTTTATTAGGTTATCCACTAAGAGAAGATGGTCGAAAATCTGACATTACTTATCTTGTGGAAAAATTTTGTGAGCGACTAAAATCCAGAATCAGTTTAGAAATAATTTATTGGGATGAAAGGTATACTTCAGAACTAGCGAAAGCAGATATAATAGAAATTGTGAAAAAAAAGAAGAATCGGCGGGATAAAGGTTTGGTAGACCGAACTGCCGCATGTATTATCCTAAAAGAGTATTTAGAAGAAATTAATTCAAAAACATAA
- a CDS encoding biopolymer transporter Tol → MKKLLFLIPGMIFLINLKLFSQFTEFHPELNWQTIKGKHVVVHYHEEAERSARTVLKIAEEVWGPITSLYQYEPETVHFVIKDIDDYSNGATYFFDNKIEIWASALDFDLRGSHNWLRNVISHEFTHMVQIQSSLKTSRSFPALYLQFLNYEDKRRPDILYGFPNVIASFPLAGINVPAWFAEGTAQYMRKEFNYDNWDTHRDMILRSYSLDGNMLTWNQMGVFDKTSLGNESVYNSGFSLTRYIAEKYGEDKLRQISKALGSFGNFTIDAAIKDAIGKDGREVYDEWKDYLTKDYEKKIFDVKTNLVTGEMIGKEGFGNFYPAFSSDGSKIIYCSNKTNDYFSLSSLYLYDLVTKKEKMITPEIRSTLSWIPNINKIVYAKLSEDNPSWTNIHDLYFYDLDKEDETRLTKGMRTNQPSVSKDGSKIVFVFQKDGTTNIGTVDIDGKNFKRLTFFENGEQVFNPKFSNDDKFIVFDYAYTNGRDIAKVNPDGSGFDFLLQSKTDERNPVFGKDGKLYYSSDETGIFNIYSMDLITKEKHQLTNVIGGAYMPDVNSKGEIVYSGYTSEGYKIFLLPTEEQVKVDSSKKYHSVEESELSVQKKNSDIQNFDLNGLVNYNDKEIQDYKSEKYSGAFTKLTFFPFIRYDNYNTSNKAYEKIKPGLYISSTDMLDRFSLFAGGSINSRWERDLFLTFNYRNKLPLLFNIGIKPELSLEVYSISRKASADLLDGVDTTSTGVVTYDLKIPIDVTYDLFEFDIVASHRIFSRGNDLEFRFIFSQYKSTIGSFVYKDVDQNAQLSQKFIDTYLIGRNFQAKYKHTAWLPYVDDDINPVGREVELQYNYEMNNFNPNSNYEIKDGVIKSIYDKYNFHRLELNWKENVQLWKGHTIAARFRAGSILGKTMPDFFDYYLGGLIGMKSYPFYSINGNRVGWLNLTYRFPLFKNIDYKFGMFYLDKIFLSVYGDLGNAWNEKMPSLNTFKKGAGAEVRFKLNSFYLFPTSVFVNASYAFDEANRTVRNELVKYGKEWQFYGGILFDFSF, encoded by the coding sequence ATGAAAAAACTTTTATTCCTGATTCCCGGCATGATTTTTCTAATTAACCTAAAGTTGTTTTCGCAATTCACTGAGTTTCATCCAGAATTGAATTGGCAGACGATAAAAGGGAAGCACGTTGTGGTTCATTACCACGAGGAAGCTGAAAGATCTGCAAGGACAGTTTTGAAAATTGCTGAAGAAGTTTGGGGTCCGATTACATCGCTTTATCAGTATGAACCTGAAACAGTTCACTTTGTTATAAAAGATATTGATGATTACTCTAATGGTGCTACTTATTTCTTCGATAACAAAATTGAAATCTGGGCTTCAGCATTGGATTTTGATTTGCGTGGTTCGCATAACTGGTTGCGGAATGTTATCTCGCACGAATTTACTCACATGGTGCAGATTCAGTCATCGCTTAAAACTTCCCGCTCATTCCCGGCATTGTATCTTCAGTTTCTAAATTATGAAGACAAAAGAAGACCAGATATTCTTTACGGTTTCCCAAATGTTATTGCCTCTTTTCCTTTAGCGGGAATAAACGTTCCAGCTTGGTTTGCGGAAGGTACAGCCCAATATATGCGGAAGGAATTTAATTATGATAACTGGGATACGCACCGCGATATGATTTTAAGAAGTTATTCCCTCGATGGGAATATGTTAACCTGGAATCAAATGGGTGTGTTTGATAAAACGAGTCTTGGTAATGAATCAGTTTACAATTCTGGTTTTTCACTTACTCGCTATATAGCAGAAAAATACGGAGAAGATAAATTAAGACAAATCAGCAAAGCTCTTGGTAGCTTCGGTAATTTCACCATCGATGCCGCTATTAAGGATGCAATTGGGAAAGACGGCAGGGAAGTTTATGATGAATGGAAAGATTATCTTACAAAAGATTATGAAAAGAAAATTTTTGATGTTAAAACAAATTTGGTAACTGGAGAAATGATTGGTAAAGAAGGATTTGGAAATTTCTATCCAGCTTTTTCATCCGATGGAAGCAAAATTATTTATTGCTCGAATAAAACTAACGATTACTTCAGTCTATCTTCGCTTTATCTTTATGATCTGGTAACAAAAAAAGAGAAAATGATTACACCGGAAATTCGTTCAACATTAAGTTGGATCCCAAACATTAATAAAATTGTTTATGCCAAATTAAGTGAAGATAATCCTTCCTGGACGAACATTCATGATCTTTATTTCTATGATCTTGATAAGGAAGATGAAACAAGATTGACCAAAGGGATGCGAACAAATCAACCATCTGTTTCTAAAGATGGTTCCAAAATAGTTTTTGTTTTCCAAAAGGATGGAACAACAAACATTGGAACGGTTGATATTGACGGTAAGAATTTTAAACGACTTACTTTTTTTGAAAACGGCGAACAAGTCTTTAATCCAAAATTTTCTAATGATGACAAATTTATTGTATTCGATTATGCTTATACAAACGGACGCGATATTGCCAAAGTAAATCCAGATGGTTCTGGATTTGATTTTTTATTGCAATCAAAAACTGATGAACGAAATCCTGTTTTTGGAAAAGATGGAAAGCTTTATTATTCAAGCGATGAAACTGGCATATTTAATATTTACTCAATGGATTTAATCACCAAAGAAAAACATCAACTTACAAATGTTATTGGCGGCGCGTATATGCCGGATGTTAATTCAAAAGGTGAAATTGTTTATTCCGGCTATACTTCTGAAGGATACAAAATATTTTTGCTCCCAACTGAAGAACAAGTTAAAGTTGATTCCTCAAAAAAATATCATTCAGTTGAAGAATCCGAATTATCAGTACAAAAGAAAAATAGTGATATTCAGAACTTCGATCTAAATGGACTTGTTAATTATAATGATAAAGAAATCCAGGATTACAAGAGTGAGAAATATTCCGGAGCATTTACAAAGCTTACATTTTTTCCATTCATTCGATACGACAACTACAACACTTCCAATAAAGCTTACGAAAAAATAAAACCGGGACTTTACATTTCATCTACAGATATGCTCGATAGATTTTCGTTGTTTGCAGGCGGCTCAATAAACTCACGTTGGGAGCGCGACCTTTTTCTAACATTCAATTATAGAAACAAACTACCATTGCTTTTTAATATAGGAATCAAACCAGAACTATCTTTGGAAGTTTACAGCATTTCCAGGAAAGCAAGTGCGGATTTGCTTGATGGTGTTGATACAACCAGTACAGGTGTTGTGACATATGATCTTAAAATTCCAATCGATGTTACATATGATCTTTTTGAATTTGATATTGTTGCCAGCCATAGAATATTTAGCCGAGGAAACGATTTGGAGTTTAGGTTTATTTTCAGTCAGTACAAAAGCACTATTGGAAGTTTTGTATACAAAGATGTAGATCAAAATGCTCAATTATCCCAAAAATTTATTGATACGTATTTAATTGGTCGGAATTTCCAGGCAAAGTACAAACATACTGCCTGGCTTCCTTACGTTGATGATGATATAAATCCTGTAGGTAGAGAAGTTGAATTGCAGTATAACTATGAGATGAATAATTTTAATCCCAATAGTAATTATGAGATTAAAGATGGAGTAATAAAATCCATTTATGATAAATATAATTTCCATCGCCTGGAATTGAATTGGAAAGAAAATGTTCAGTTATGGAAAGGACACACAATTGCTGCACGTTTTAGGGCTGGTTCAATTTTAGGTAAAACAATGCCAGACTTTTTTGATTATTATCTTGGCGGTTTAATTGGAATGAAATCGTATCCGTTTTATTCAATCAACGGAAATAGAGTTGGATGGTTAAATTTAACTTACAGGTTCCCACTTTTCAAAAATATTGATTATAAGTTCGGAATGTTTTATTTGGATAAAATATTTCTTTCAGTATATGGAGATTTGGGAAATGCATGGAATGAGAAAATGCCAAGTTTAAATACATTTAAAAAAGGTGCTGGTGCAGAAGTTCGTTTCAAGCTAAATTCCTTTTATTTGTTTCCAACAAGTGTATTTGTAAATGCATCCTATGCATTCGATGAAGCAAATAGAACAGTTAGAAATGAATTAGTTAAGTACGGAAAAGAATGGCAGTTTTATGGCGGCATCCTTTTCGATTTCAGTTTTTAA
- a CDS encoding tetratricopeptide repeat protein, giving the protein MVHYKIFLFILLPVIIWAQKYPDPQVDKLLSSGINSIMEQDYDEALQIFNRLNIEYPELPLGKIYSAAVYITRAEDYGKEFDRSQIEVYLNQAEQQSAVLFEKNNNLWNQYFLALSKGYLAYYHLLNKDYLSALSDGLKSIKLFEKSIEIDSSFFEAYIAIGSYKYWKSEKTEFLNWLPFVSDERQLGIKTLKKGLEIPTYNHFLGVNSLVWIYINLGKYTNAINLCNEVLKKYPSNRTFKRSLGSAYARINIKKAISIYYELLKSYTEIKGNNHYYEIVIKYIIAKQYVKIGDVKSALKLCNDILSIKDLDNYVAKKTKERLEKVRTLQRELILKENK; this is encoded by the coding sequence TTGGTACACTATAAAATATTCCTATTTATTTTATTACCTGTTATAATCTGGGCTCAAAAATATCCAGATCCACAAGTTGATAAATTACTTTCAAGTGGAATCAATTCTATTATGGAACAGGATTATGATGAAGCTCTTCAAATATTTAATCGATTAAACATAGAATATCCAGAATTACCATTAGGAAAAATTTATTCCGCAGCTGTTTATATAACCAGGGCAGAAGATTATGGTAAAGAATTTGACCGATCCCAAATTGAAGTTTATCTGAATCAAGCAGAACAACAATCCGCTGTATTATTTGAAAAAAATAATAATCTCTGGAATCAATATTTTTTAGCTTTGTCAAAAGGTTATCTCGCTTATTATCATTTGTTAAACAAAGATTATCTTTCTGCTCTATCAGATGGATTAAAATCGATTAAGCTTTTTGAAAAAAGTATAGAGATTGATTCCTCATTTTTTGAAGCTTACATTGCAATAGGAAGTTACAAATATTGGAAGAGTGAAAAAACTGAATTCCTTAACTGGCTTCCTTTCGTTTCTGATGAAAGACAATTAGGAATAAAAACACTTAAAAAAGGATTAGAAATTCCAACCTATAATCATTTTCTCGGAGTGAATTCATTAGTTTGGATTTATATAAATCTTGGTAAGTATACAAATGCAATAAATTTGTGTAACGAAGTCTTAAAGAAATATCCATCAAATAGAACGTTTAAACGGAGTTTGGGAAGTGCTTATGCAAGAATTAATATAAAGAAGGCTATATCAATTTATTATGAACTTCTAAAATCTTATACTGAAATAAAGGGAAACAATCACTATTATGAAATAGTAATAAAATATATAATTGCCAAACAATATGTTAAAATTGGTGATGTAAAATCAGCACTGAAACTATGTAATGATATTTTAAGTATAAAAGATTTGGATAACTATGTGGCAAAAAAAACAAAAGAAAGACTTGAGAAGGTAAGAACTTTACAAAGAGAATTAATTCTTAAAGAAAATAAATGA
- the tmk gene encoding dTMP kinase yields the protein MFISFEGLDFCGKSTQVTLLEEYLIKKNQKVKIIREPGGTAISEKIRNILLDKMNDKMLIETEILLFSASRAQVVREIIRPHLEMDYYVIADRFHDSTIAYQGFGREIPLDFVNKINQFAIGNTLPDLTFFIDLTLEETEKRKNSRSRAELDRIEVSKNNFYEKVRQGYYFLAQNEKRFRLIDGSLSVEEIHQIIINEILSKEKLNMER from the coding sequence ATGTTTATTTCATTCGAAGGATTGGATTTTTGTGGTAAATCTACTCAGGTAACTCTGCTTGAGGAATATCTTATCAAAAAAAATCAGAAAGTAAAAATAATTAGGGAGCCTGGAGGTACAGCTATATCTGAAAAAATCAGAAATATTCTTTTAGATAAAATGAATGATAAAATGCTGATTGAAACAGAAATATTGTTATTCTCAGCAAGCCGTGCTCAAGTTGTACGTGAAATTATTCGTCCACATTTAGAAATGGACTACTATGTAATTGCCGATAGATTTCACGATTCAACAATCGCTTACCAGGGATTTGGCAGAGAAATACCGCTGGACTTTGTAAATAAAATAAATCAGTTTGCTATCGGAAATACATTACCAGATCTGACTTTTTTTATTGATTTAACACTTGAAGAAACCGAGAAAAGAAAAAACTCAAGAAGCCGGGCTGAATTAGATCGTATTGAAGTATCTAAAAATAATTTTTATGAAAAAGTTAGACAAGGTTATTATTTCCTTGCGCAGAATGAAAAAAGGTTTAGATTAATTGATGGCTCTCTCTCAGTTGAAGAAATTCATCAAATCATAATTAATGAAATACTTAGCAAAGAAAAATTGAACATGGAGCGATGA
- the upp gene encoding uracil phosphoribosyltransferase, with translation MKNFTLVDHPIIKRDMTTLRDKNTSPYFFRLALQRIASVLAMEISKDFNLNEIDIETPLEKTKGYELVQEVVLVPVLRAGLSMVNSFLEILPEAKVGHIGIQRNEITLEPMDYYYKTPPNIKESIVILVDPMLATGGSSAAALKFLKERGAKNCIFACLVAAPQGVEKINNTHPEVRIFSASLDRTLNDKGYILPGLGDAGDRTFGTL, from the coding sequence ATGAAAAATTTTACCCTGGTTGATCATCCAATAATAAAACGTGATATGACTACACTGCGTGACAAAAATACTTCTCCATATTTCTTTCGTTTAGCATTGCAAAGAATAGCTTCGGTTCTTGCTATGGAAATAAGTAAAGATTTTAATCTGAACGAAATTGATATAGAAACTCCATTAGAAAAAACAAAGGGATATGAGTTAGTTCAGGAAGTAGTGTTAGTTCCAGTATTGCGTGCAGGATTAAGCATGGTAAATTCATTTCTTGAGATATTGCCAGAAGCAAAAGTTGGTCATATTGGTATTCAAAGAAATGAAATTACGCTTGAACCTATGGATTACTATTATAAAACGCCGCCGAATATAAAGGAATCAATTGTGATTTTAGTTGATCCCATGCTTGCAACTGGTGGAAGTAGTGCTGCTGCATTAAAATTTCTTAAAGAAAGAGGAGCAAAAAATTGTATTTTTGCTTGTTTAGTTGCAGCACCACAGGGGGTTGAAAAAATAAATAATACTCACCCAGAAGTTAGAATTTTTTCCGCATCATTAGATAGAACTCTTAATGATAAAGGTTACATTTTACCAGGCTTAGGGGACGCAGGGGATAGAACGTTTGGTACACTATAA
- a CDS encoding bifunctional (p)ppGpp synthetase/guanosine-3',5'-bis(diphosphate) 3'-pyrophosphohydrolase, with translation MLDDLLELCRHNLPSVNEELITKAFELSVEAHKNDFRASGEPYFSHPYEVAMIVAKEIPLDDISVISALLHDVIEDTEFDLQFLVKEFGKEVAEIVDGVTKIGGIFKGQDITQAENYRKLLLSMVKDIRVILVKFADRLHNMRTLEFVNPEKQRRVARETLEIYAPFANRFGLARIKMELEDLAFKYLNKEAYDDLVRKIKNKRKERETYISKFNAPIIERLKEHNIVFDISGRPKHLYSIYRKMIKRNKPFEEIYDLFAVRILLESNDSNECYYVLGVINQIYIPVPDRFKDYISIPKTNNYQSIHTTVVGLDGKLVEVQIRTRKMHEIAERGVAAHWKYKENKLSNDVELEKWVNWVREVFENVSKDEASKELLASFKLNLYQDEIYVFTPKGDLRRLPVNSTPVDFAFEIHSKVGFHCIGAKVNGKIVPLDSKLHSGDQVDIITSKNQHPNRSWLLFVKTHKAKSAVRKWINNEEEKLIANGKEIWDKKIKKYKLTFNLDDIIRFASNLKFDNPNQLFKSIAQDKVNIDDLLIPKKEKEIKESTNDLEFDNFANIARTDVGGILVEGKIDNVKYSFAKCCNPIPGDPIVGYITIGEGIKVHRKNCSVLITIVKKDENRLLPVQWPPTDTSLFVAGLSIVGEDSPGILKDISHSITSFQNTNIKSVNISANNSMFKGTITLYVMNLEHLSRIIERLKKNKGIYSVERFDSTSIPSL, from the coding sequence ATGTTAGATGATTTATTGGAATTATGCCGGCATAATCTGCCAAGCGTTAATGAAGAATTGATAACTAAAGCTTTCGAATTAAGCGTTGAAGCCCACAAAAATGATTTTAGAGCCTCTGGTGAACCGTATTTCAGTCATCCTTACGAAGTTGCTATGATTGTAGCTAAAGAAATTCCTCTAGATGATATTTCTGTAATTAGTGCGCTGCTCCACGATGTAATTGAAGATACAGAATTTGACTTACAATTTTTAGTAAAAGAATTTGGAAAGGAAGTTGCAGAAATTGTTGATGGTGTTACAAAAATTGGCGGTATTTTTAAAGGGCAAGACATAACGCAAGCAGAAAATTATAGGAAACTGCTTCTTTCTATGGTAAAAGATATACGAGTTATACTTGTTAAATTTGCTGATAGACTTCATAACATGCGCACTTTGGAATTCGTTAATCCTGAAAAGCAGAGAAGAGTTGCCCGTGAGACATTAGAAATATACGCACCTTTTGCAAATCGTTTTGGTCTAGCTCGTATTAAGATGGAATTGGAGGATCTTGCCTTTAAGTATTTGAATAAGGAAGCTTACGATGATTTGGTAAGGAAAATAAAAAATAAACGTAAGGAACGGGAAACTTATATTTCTAAATTTAATGCACCCATTATTGAAAGACTGAAAGAACACAATATTGTATTTGATATCAGTGGCAGACCAAAACACCTATATAGCATTTATCGTAAAATGATAAAAAGAAACAAACCATTTGAAGAAATTTATGATTTGTTTGCAGTAAGAATACTATTGGAAAGTAACGATTCGAATGAATGTTACTATGTATTAGGCGTAATTAATCAAATCTATATTCCTGTACCGGATCGGTTTAAGGATTATATTTCAATTCCAAAAACTAACAATTACCAATCGATTCATACAACAGTAGTTGGACTTGATGGAAAATTAGTAGAAGTACAAATCAGAACTCGCAAGATGCATGAAATAGCAGAAAGAGGTGTGGCTGCTCACTGGAAATACAAGGAAAATAAATTATCAAATGATGTTGAACTTGAAAAGTGGGTTAATTGGGTAAGAGAGGTTTTCGAAAATGTTTCTAAGGATGAAGCGAGCAAAGAATTATTGGCAAGTTTTAAGTTAAATCTTTATCAGGATGAGATATATGTATTTACACCTAAAGGCGATTTAAGAAGGTTACCTGTTAATTCAACTCCAGTTGATTTTGCATTTGAAATCCATAGTAAAGTTGGTTTTCATTGCATTGGCGCCAAAGTAAATGGGAAGATAGTTCCACTTGATTCCAAACTCCATAGTGGAGATCAAGTTGATATAATCACATCTAAAAATCAACATCCCAACAGAAGCTGGCTTTTATTTGTAAAAACTCATAAAGCAAAATCTGCTGTTAGAAAATGGATAAACAATGAAGAAGAAAAGCTTATTGCTAATGGAAAAGAAATTTGGGATAAAAAAATAAAGAAATATAAACTAACGTTTAATTTAGATGACATAATTCGTTTTGCTTCAAACCTTAAATTCGATAATCCAAATCAATTATTTAAATCGATAGCACAGGACAAAGTTAACATTGATGATCTTTTAATTCCTAAAAAAGAAAAAGAAATTAAAGAAAGTACAAACGATTTAGAATTCGATAATTTTGCAAATATTGCACGCACAGATGTTGGTGGTATTCTTGTAGAAGGAAAGATTGATAACGTAAAATATTCATTTGCCAAATGCTGCAATCCAATTCCCGGTGATCCAATAGTTGGTTACATAACAATTGGTGAAGGAATAAAAGTACACAGGAAAAATTGTAGTGTCTTAATAACCATAGTCAAAAAGGATGAAAACCGCCTGCTACCTGTTCAATGGCCACCTACTGATACTTCTCTTTTTGTTGCTGGACTTTCTATTGTTGGGGAAGATTCGCCAGGTATACTCAAAGACATTTCTCACAGTATAACTTCATTTCAAAATACAAATATTAAATCAGTAAATATTTCCGCAAATAATTCAATGTTTAAAGGTACAATAACTCTTTATGTTATGAATCTCGAGCATTTATCAAGAATAATTGAACGGTTAAAAAAAAATAAAGGAATATATTCTGTGGAAAGATTTGATAGTACCAGCATTCCGAGTTTATAA